Proteins found in one candidate division KSB1 bacterium genomic segment:
- a CDS encoding DUF1858 domain-containing protein, protein MHIIEITPKTKIFELLEAYPELESLLVSLAPAFEKLRNPFLRRTIARMTSLAQAAQVGNVPIADLVNRLREQAGQPPLRLESLSDQAAEPPLWFKTGTIVKSIDARPMLERGEHPISLVLQEVEKLQTSEILELITGFVPAPLIEKVETKGFHSWTLQRGNEVKSYFCRKS, encoded by the coding sequence ATGCATATTATTGAAATAACCCCCAAAACAAAAATCTTTGAACTGCTCGAGGCTTACCCTGAGCTGGAAAGCCTGCTCGTCTCTCTGGCGCCGGCATTCGAAAAGCTGAGAAATCCGTTTCTGCGCAGGACGATCGCTCGGATGACTTCTTTGGCGCAGGCGGCACAGGTCGGCAACGTTCCGATTGCCGACCTGGTCAATCGCCTCCGCGAGCAGGCCGGTCAACCACCGCTTAGACTGGAAAGTCTCTCGGATCAAGCTGCCGAACCGCCGTTATGGTTCAAAACCGGAACGATCGTGAAAAGCATCGACGCGCGTCCCATGCTGGAACGAGGCGAGCATCCGATCAGCCTTGTTCTCCAGGAGGTGGAAAAACTTCAGACGAGTGAGATCCTCGAACTGATCACCGGCTTTGTGCCCGCGCCGCTGATCGAAAAGGTCGAGACCAAAGGTTTTCACAGCTGGACGCTGCAGCGCGGGAACGAGGTTAAGAGTTATTTTTGCAGAAAAAGTTGA
- a CDS encoding GHMP kinase, with protein sequence MIVRTKAYSRAGLAGNPSDGYFGKTLSVTLRDFYAEVTMYETPDIEIIPNERDHSCFANLQHLVKDVNRHGYYGGIRLIKAAAKKFYDYCMAKGIVLPERNFTVRYRSNIPVQVGLAGSSAIVTATIRALMTFYGVAIPKPQIPNLILSVETDELKITAGLQDRVTQVYEGLVYMDFDRKLMETQGYGYYENLDPNLLPPIYIAYMEELSEFSGIAHGQLRGRFDAGDPAVVEAMKYFAERAEMARECLLARQPEKLGKIMNENFDKRKEIFPISRMNLEMINVARSVGASATFPGSGGAIVGTYEDEKMFERLKTKLGEIGAQVIKPTIY encoded by the coding sequence ATGATTGTTCGTACCAAAGCCTATTCCCGTGCCGGATTGGCCGGCAATCCCAGCGACGGCTATTTCGGCAAAACGCTGTCGGTTACGCTGCGGGACTTTTATGCCGAAGTGACCATGTATGAGACGCCGGACATTGAAATCATTCCCAATGAACGAGATCATTCCTGTTTTGCCAACCTGCAGCACTTGGTCAAGGACGTGAATCGACACGGCTATTACGGCGGCATCCGCCTCATCAAGGCGGCGGCAAAAAAGTTCTATGATTACTGCATGGCCAAAGGGATCGTGCTGCCGGAACGCAATTTTACCGTGCGGTATCGCTCCAATATACCGGTTCAGGTGGGCTTGGCCGGTTCGAGCGCCATTGTGACCGCCACCATCCGCGCGCTGATGACATTTTACGGCGTAGCAATCCCCAAGCCGCAAATCCCCAATCTCATCCTCAGCGTCGAAACCGACGAGCTCAAGATCACCGCGGGTCTGCAGGATCGCGTCACGCAGGTATATGAGGGACTGGTTTACATGGATTTCGACCGCAAGCTGATGGAGACCCAAGGTTACGGTTATTATGAAAACCTGGATCCCAACCTGCTGCCGCCTATTTACATCGCTTATATGGAAGAATTGAGCGAGTTTTCGGGCATTGCCCACGGCCAACTGCGCGGCCGCTTCGACGCCGGTGATCCGGCAGTGGTTGAGGCCATGAAGTATTTTGCCGAGCGCGCCGAAATGGCGCGGGAATGCCTGCTGGCGCGCCAGCCGGAAAAGCTCGGCAAGATCATGAACGAAAACTTTGACAAGCGCAAGGAAATCTTTCCGATCAGCCGAATGAATTTAGAGATGATCAACGTTGCCCGTTCGGTCGGCGCATCGGCAACATTCCCCGGTTCCGGCGGGGCCATTGTCGGCACTTATGAAGACGAAAAGATGTTCGAACGTCTGAAGACCAAGCTCGGCGAGATCGGCGCCCAGGTGATCAAGCCGACAATTTATTAA
- a CDS encoding DUF438 domain-containing protein, with protein sequence MSELINNTEKRKQLLKHMILKLHEGESAEAVRAQLQEMLGQVPYGEVVEVEQELISEGLPVEEVLKLCDVHSQALKGVVTETKMSTVPPGHPVHTFIQENRALQLEIAQLESLFRKTKELNATELLNSFKVHFNRLSDVDKHYRRKENLVFPYLEKLGITGPPVVMWGKHDEVRDLLKAAHEALNAPGEITLSDIESMIEFILKPATAALEEMIYKEEQILFPMCLERFTDGDWQQIDRDSLEIGFCLYDPQVKWHPEGVVEPVEEKLVGERIQLPSGSMTVEELTVMLNTLPVDITFVDKDDKVKYFSQGKHRIFDRNRSILNRDVRMCHPPSSVHVVEQILNDFKSGKESRAPFWIQMGGRFIHIEYFALRNEKGEYLGTLEVSQDLTALRALQGEQRLLSYAKDEA encoded by the coding sequence ATGAGTGAATTGATCAATAATACCGAAAAACGCAAGCAGCTGCTCAAACATATGATTCTCAAGCTGCACGAGGGTGAGTCCGCCGAAGCGGTGCGGGCACAGTTGCAGGAAATGCTCGGGCAGGTCCCCTATGGCGAAGTCGTCGAAGTGGAGCAGGAGTTGATCTCCGAAGGACTGCCGGTCGAAGAGGTGCTGAAGCTGTGCGACGTCCATTCGCAGGCTTTGAAAGGCGTGGTAACCGAGACCAAGATGAGCACTGTTCCCCCCGGTCATCCGGTGCATACGTTTATTCAGGAAAACCGCGCGCTGCAGCTGGAGATCGCACAGTTGGAGTCGCTTTTCCGCAAAACTAAGGAACTGAACGCCACAGAACTGCTCAACAGCTTTAAAGTGCATTTCAACCGTCTCAGCGACGTCGATAAACATTATCGCCGCAAAGAAAACCTGGTTTTCCCCTATCTCGAGAAACTCGGCATTACCGGTCCTCCGGTGGTGATGTGGGGTAAACACGACGAGGTGCGCGATCTGCTCAAGGCAGCGCATGAAGCACTGAATGCGCCGGGAGAAATTACCCTCTCAGACATCGAGTCGATGATCGAATTCATCCTCAAACCCGCGACGGCGGCACTCGAAGAAATGATTTACAAAGAGGAACAGATACTGTTCCCCATGTGCCTGGAGCGCTTTACGGATGGCGACTGGCAGCAGATTGACCGCGACTCGCTCGAGATTGGTTTTTGCCTCTATGATCCGCAGGTCAAATGGCATCCTGAAGGCGTTGTCGAGCCGGTTGAAGAAAAGCTGGTTGGCGAACGCATTCAATTGCCCAGCGGAAGCATGACCGTGGAAGAGCTGACCGTTATGTTGAACACCCTGCCTGTGGATATTACTTTTGTCGACAAGGACGACAAGGTCAAATATTTTTCGCAAGGCAAACACCGCATCTTTGACCGTAATCGCTCGATCCTCAACCGCGACGTGCGCATGTGCCACCCGCCCTCCAGCGTACATGTCGTCGAACAGATTCTCAATGATTTCAAGAGCGGCAAAGAAAGCCGCGCACCGTTTTGGATTCAGATGGGCGGTCGTTTTATTCATATTGAATACTTTGCGCTGCGAAATGAGAAAGGTGAGTATTTGGGCACGCTGGAAGTTTCGCAAGACCTGACGGCCTTAAGGGCTCTGCAGGGCGAGCAAAGACTGCTCTCATATGCAAAAGATGAGGCGTAA
- a CDS encoding lysophospholipase, with protein MENSRREEGFFSSISGKSLYYRAWIPESPKWILLISHGLGEHGGRYEHMATFFCERGAAVFAPDHLGHGRSEGKRGHVPNFHYFALDLEQLRVELVSRMPDLPIVLFGHSMGGAAALDYALSFQERLTAVILSAPALGLRMKTPKLQVKAADFLARIFPSLTLDNKLSAEWLSHDPQVVEAYRNDPLVHPKISAALFTGMTAVARQCLQAADQLKLPVLVIFGGQDPIVSFDAVRSAFEKFSSSDKKLLFYEKDFHEVHNDLSRMQEFQEIWLWLKDKVNKS; from the coding sequence ATGGAAAACAGTCGTCGTGAAGAGGGATTTTTCAGCAGCATAAGCGGTAAAAGTCTTTATTATCGCGCTTGGATACCGGAAAGCCCCAAGTGGATTTTGCTGATTTCCCATGGGTTGGGTGAACACGGCGGTCGGTATGAGCACATGGCGACGTTTTTCTGTGAACGCGGTGCTGCCGTTTTTGCCCCCGATCATCTCGGTCACGGACGTTCCGAAGGCAAGCGCGGCCACGTGCCGAATTTTCACTATTTTGCTTTGGACCTTGAGCAGCTGCGCGTTGAACTCGTTTCCCGAATGCCCGACCTGCCCATTGTTCTTTTCGGACACAGCATGGGAGGGGCGGCGGCGCTGGACTATGCGTTGAGTTTTCAGGAGCGTTTGACCGCCGTCATCCTTTCAGCACCCGCCCTTGGATTGCGCATGAAAACGCCCAAGCTGCAGGTCAAGGCGGCTGACTTTTTAGCCCGTATTTTCCCCTCTCTAACCCTCGACAACAAGCTTTCTGCCGAATGGCTGTCTCACGATCCGCAGGTCGTCGAAGCATATCGCAATGATCCTCTGGTCCATCCGAAAATCAGCGCGGCTCTTTTCACCGGCATGACGGCTGTTGCACGACAATGCCTGCAGGCAGCCGATCAGCTGAAGCTGCCGGTTCTGGTAATCTTTGGCGGCCAAGACCCCATCGTTTCCTTCGACGCCGTACGGTCGGCCTTTGAAAAATTTTCTTCCTCCGATAAAAAGCTGCTGTTTTATGAAAAAGACTTTCACGAAGTCCATAACGACTTGAGCAGGATGCAGGAATTCCAAGAAATATGGCTGTGGCTGAAGGATAAAGTGAATAAATCCTAA
- a CDS encoding M20/M25/M40 family metallo-hydrolase: MKLIFRLVFLIGFFFYFSGVVLGRNDREITVRELKEHLFCLASDALAGRAPGTAGDDSAAAYILRQISLPNVRLLGDQGFQPFEITTSIRLGTKNTLFDGDSLLTAERDFMPLSFSASGSLDAAVVFAGYGFDLQTDSLSWNDYDSLDVAGKWVLLLRGDPELDRVDSPFASIASLRSKVITAKDHGAAGVLFVAGKAFDAKDDLPSLNLQEGSSPVDLPILQVKKRIVDQWLADTGFTVDSLESRLNSTRKPVRIVFDRRVAAEVEVERVTGFTRNVAALLPGSDPLFKDEIILIGAHYDHLGMGGPGSGSRTPDTLAVHNGADDNASGVALAVELFEKLALDRRPPKRSVLFIAFGAEERGSLGAKFFIQNPLVDLKKIVFMLNLDMVGRLDSTLTLLGSGTAIGVDSTARNYAEKHKLALTFSPEGLGPSDHAAFYAENIPVLMAFTGLHQDYHTPEDDVEKINLEGMKRIGCFLYDFVNDIADRPTAPAFQLAGPQRSTVSRRQLKVTLGIMPDMTGQEKRGLRVDGVSPDRPAFRAGIQKGDIIIAIDGKPVHDIYEYMHRMGQVQPGSRIHVEVLRNEEHLILIVDL; the protein is encoded by the coding sequence ATGAAATTGATTTTCCGCCTGGTTTTCCTTATCGGTTTTTTCTTTTATTTTTCCGGTGTTGTCTTGGGGAGGAATGATCGCGAAATTACTGTGCGTGAATTGAAGGAACATCTCTTCTGTCTCGCCTCCGACGCCTTGGCCGGACGCGCACCGGGGACTGCTGGAGATGATTCTGCCGCCGCTTATATTCTCAGGCAGATTTCTTTGCCGAACGTCAGGCTGCTTGGCGATCAAGGGTTTCAACCATTCGAAATTACCACCTCCATAAGGCTCGGAACCAAGAACACTCTGTTCGACGGCGATTCATTATTGACGGCGGAACGCGATTTTATGCCGCTCTCTTTTTCCGCTTCCGGCAGCCTCGATGCGGCGGTGGTCTTTGCCGGCTACGGCTTTGACCTGCAGACGGATTCGCTCTCCTGGAACGATTACGATTCCCTGGATGTGGCCGGAAAATGGGTGTTGCTCCTTCGCGGTGATCCGGAGCTCGACCGAGTCGACAGCCCCTTTGCGTCGATCGCCTCGCTGCGCAGCAAAGTTATCACCGCCAAGGATCATGGAGCAGCGGGTGTTTTGTTCGTCGCGGGAAAGGCTTTCGACGCCAAAGACGATCTGCCTTCTTTGAACCTGCAGGAAGGGAGTTCGCCGGTTGATCTACCGATCCTGCAGGTCAAGAAACGAATCGTTGACCAATGGCTGGCCGATACCGGCTTTACCGTCGATTCCCTCGAAAGCCGCCTCAACTCGACCCGCAAGCCGGTTCGCATCGTTTTCGACCGCCGCGTCGCTGCCGAGGTCGAGGTCGAGCGGGTAACGGGTTTTACGCGGAACGTTGCCGCTCTGCTGCCGGGAAGCGACCCGCTGTTCAAGGACGAAATCATCCTGATCGGTGCCCATTATGATCATTTGGGAATGGGCGGGCCGGGCAGCGGTTCGCGGACGCCCGATACCCTTGCGGTACACAACGGCGCCGACGATAACGCCTCGGGCGTTGCTTTGGCCGTCGAACTGTTCGAAAAACTGGCGCTCGACCGTCGACCGCCTAAACGCAGCGTTTTGTTTATCGCCTTTGGGGCGGAGGAGAGAGGATCGCTCGGCGCCAAATTCTTTATCCAAAATCCTTTGGTCGATTTGAAAAAGATCGTCTTTATGCTGAACCTGGATATGGTCGGCCGTCTCGATTCGACGCTGACCCTGCTCGGCAGCGGAACGGCGATCGGCGTAGACTCAACAGCCCGCAACTATGCTGAGAAACACAAGCTCGCCCTCACCTTTTCGCCCGAAGGACTCGGCCCCTCCGATCACGCAGCCTTTTATGCCGAGAATATTCCGGTGCTCATGGCCTTTACCGGTCTGCATCAGGATTACCATACGCCGGAGGACGACGTCGAAAAGATAAATCTCGAGGGCATGAAACGCATCGGATGCTTTCTTTATGATTTTGTCAATGATATTGCCGATCGACCCACAGCGCCCGCTTTTCAGCTTGCCGGACCGCAGCGGTCGACCGTGTCGCGAAGACAGCTCAAGGTCACCTTGGGCATTATGCCGGACATGACTGGGCAGGAGAAACGCGGCCTGCGCGTCGACGGCGTCTCGCCCGATCGGCCTGCATTCCGCGCCGGCATACAAAAGGGCGACATCATTATCGCCATCGACGGCAAACCGGTGCATGACATTTACGAATACATGCACCGCATGGGACAGGTTCAGCCGGGCAGCCGGATTCATGTCGAAGTGCTTCGCAATGAGGAGCATTTGATCTTGATCGTCGATCTGTGA
- a CDS encoding aldehyde dehydrogenase family protein: MNLLQELNLESINKGASTGNDWSGGDALLTVRSPIDGAALAQVRQASVEDYERVLQRAATAFLDWRMTPAPKRGEIVRQIGERLRRYKDLLGRLVTLEMGKSLQEGWGEVQEMIDICDFAVGLSRQLYGLTMHSERPQHRMYEQYHPLGVVGVVTAFNFPVAVWAWNAMIAAVCGDVVVWKPSSKTPLSAIAVQKIVAKVMQENGLPEGIFNLVIGRGATIGERLLQDRRVPLISLTGSTEVGRHAAEVVAKRLGRTILELGGNNAVTITPSADLKLVLPAIVFGAVGTAGQRCTTTRRVIVHESIYDDFKEALLKAYASVRVGNPLDERNHMGPLIDAAAAEIFRAALQRVQEAGGRVIFGGRVLSGPGYESGCYVEPTIVEAENHWEIVQEETFAPILYLIRYSGGVENAVALQNAVPQGLSSAIFSNDLRETEYFLSHAGSDCGIANVNIGTSGAEIGGAFGGEKETGGGRESGSDAWKAYMRRQTNTINWGTKLPLAQGIKFEI; this comes from the coding sequence GTGAATCTCTTGCAGGAGTTGAACCTCGAGAGCATCAACAAGGGCGCCTCGACCGGCAACGATTGGAGCGGCGGCGATGCACTTTTGACCGTTCGCTCGCCGATAGACGGTGCGGCTTTGGCGCAGGTTCGTCAGGCATCAGTAGAGGATTATGAGCGGGTACTGCAGCGGGCAGCGACTGCTTTTTTAGATTGGCGGATGACGCCGGCGCCCAAGCGCGGCGAAATCGTGCGGCAAATCGGCGAGCGATTGCGGCGCTACAAAGACCTGCTTGGGCGATTGGTCACTTTGGAAATGGGCAAATCGCTGCAGGAGGGCTGGGGCGAGGTGCAGGAGATGATCGACATCTGCGACTTTGCCGTCGGTCTGTCGCGGCAGCTTTACGGCCTGACCATGCACTCGGAACGGCCGCAGCACCGCATGTACGAGCAGTATCATCCGCTCGGCGTCGTCGGCGTGGTGACGGCGTTCAACTTTCCGGTCGCCGTGTGGGCGTGGAACGCCATGATCGCCGCGGTCTGCGGCGACGTGGTGGTGTGGAAACCGTCTTCAAAGACGCCGTTGTCGGCGATTGCCGTGCAGAAGATCGTCGCTAAGGTCATGCAGGAAAACGGCCTTCCGGAAGGGATCTTTAATCTGGTGATCGGCCGCGGCGCAACGATCGGCGAGCGGCTGCTTCAGGACCGCCGTGTGCCGCTGATTTCGCTTACCGGCTCGACTGAAGTGGGGCGGCATGCCGCGGAAGTCGTGGCGAAACGCCTGGGCAGAACCATTCTCGAGTTGGGCGGCAACAATGCCGTGACCATCACACCGAGCGCGGATTTGAAATTGGTGCTGCCGGCGATTGTTTTCGGCGCGGTCGGCACCGCCGGGCAGCGCTGCACCACCACGCGGCGGGTCATCGTGCATGAATCGATCTATGATGATTTTAAAGAGGCGCTGCTGAAAGCCTATGCGAGCGTACGCGTCGGCAACCCGCTCGACGAGCGCAATCACATGGGGCCGCTGATCGATGCGGCTGCGGCCGAAATTTTTCGCGCCGCATTGCAGCGCGTTCAGGAAGCGGGCGGCCGTGTAATTTTCGGCGGCAGAGTGCTGAGCGGACCGGGTTATGAGTCCGGCTGCTACGTCGAGCCGACGATCGTCGAGGCGGAGAATCACTGGGAGATTGTCCAGGAGGAGACGTTCGCGCCGATTCTTTACTTGATTCGGTACAGCGGCGGCGTGGAGAACGCCGTGGCGCTGCAGAACGCCGTGCCGCAGGGGCTGTCATCGGCGATTTTCAGCAACGACTTGCGTGAGACCGAGTACTTTTTGTCGCACGCCGGGTCGGATTGCGGCATTGCCAATGTGAACATCGGCACCTCGGGAGCCGAGATCGGCGGCGCGTTCGGCGGCGAAAAGGAGACCGGCGGCGGCCGCGAGTCCGGTTCCGACGCCTGGAAAGCCTATATGCGTCGACAGACCAACACCATCAACTGGGGAACCAAGCTGCCGCTGGCGCAGGGGATAAAGTTTGAGATCTGA
- the mutY gene encoding A/G-specific adenine glycosylase: MKKFHAELLAWFEESSRDLPWRRTRDPYSIWISEVMLQQTQVKTVEPYYCRFIAAFPTVEHLAAADLSQVLKLWEGLGYYARARNLKKAAELIVKEYGGVFPKTLQEILNLPGVGPYTAAAVLSIAYGADIPAIDGNVSRVLSRLVCLPVDPRSSEGRRMVGLLAEEYLAKGRAGDFNQALMELGATLCRPKDPLCGRCPIAAFCRAQRENRQHLYPVRLPKKPRPHVNVAAGLVWKDGKLLIDRRREDDMLGGLWEFPGGKIKENETPEQTVVREIKEELGIDVEVTEHFMSLNHGYTHFTITLHVFSCRHRFGEPQAIDCAEWRWVTREELPRYAFPRADGKIIAKILQEAPR; encoded by the coding sequence ATGAAAAAATTTCATGCCGAGCTGCTGGCATGGTTCGAAGAATCGAGCCGAGATCTTCCCTGGCGCCGAACCCGCGATCCGTACTCGATCTGGATCTCGGAAGTCATGCTGCAGCAGACGCAGGTGAAAACTGTCGAGCCCTATTATTGCCGCTTTATCGCCGCCTTTCCGACTGTCGAGCACTTGGCCGCGGCGGATCTGTCGCAGGTGCTCAAACTCTGGGAAGGACTCGGCTACTATGCGCGCGCCAGAAACCTCAAAAAGGCAGCGGAATTGATCGTCAAAGAATACGGCGGAGTTTTCCCCAAAACACTGCAGGAAATATTAAATTTGCCCGGCGTCGGCCCCTATACGGCGGCAGCGGTGCTCAGCATCGCCTACGGAGCGGATATTCCCGCAATTGACGGCAACGTCAGCCGCGTTCTCTCACGCCTGGTCTGTCTGCCGGTTGATCCCCGTTCCTCGGAAGGTCGGCGAATGGTTGGTCTGCTCGCCGAGGAATATCTGGCCAAAGGCAGAGCCGGCGACTTTAACCAGGCGCTCATGGAGCTGGGCGCTACTCTCTGCAGACCCAAAGATCCGTTGTGCGGCCGCTGCCCGATCGCCGCGTTCTGCCGCGCGCAAAGGGAAAATCGCCAACACCTCTACCCCGTCCGCCTGCCGAAAAAACCGCGGCCGCATGTCAATGTGGCCGCCGGACTCGTGTGGAAGGACGGCAAGTTGCTGATCGACCGCAGGCGTGAGGACGACATGCTCGGCGGCCTGTGGGAGTTTCCAGGCGGCAAAATTAAGGAGAACGAAACACCGGAACAGACGGTAGTTCGGGAAATCAAAGAGGAATTGGGGATAGACGTCGAGGTGACCGAACACTTTATGAGCCTCAATCACGGTTACACCCATTTTACGATCACCCTGCACGTCTTTTCTTGTCGTCACCGCTTTGGAGAACCGCAGGCTATTGATTGCGCCGAGTGGCGTTGGGTCACGCGCGAAGAATTGCCGCGTTATGCCTTTCCCCGCGCCGATGGAAAAATCATTGCCAAAATACTGCAGGAAGCGCCGCGCTGA
- a CDS encoding nitrous oxide-stimulated promoter family protein translates to MKKSRRRLRREKRTVLAMISIYCRAYHGGKSLCDDCRELADYTERRIDACPYRSDKPACVNCPTHCYKPAMRERIRAVMRYAGPRMFFRHPLLTLLHMLDRRKSQRF, encoded by the coding sequence ATGAAGAAAAGCAGACGACGCCTTCGTCGAGAAAAACGTACCGTCCTTGCCATGATTTCGATCTATTGCCGCGCCTATCATGGCGGCAAGTCCTTATGCGACGATTGCCGAGAACTTGCCGACTATACCGAGCGCCGCATCGACGCCTGCCCCTACCGTTCAGACAAGCCCGCCTGCGTCAACTGCCCGACGCATTGCTACAAGCCGGCCATGCGCGAGCGCATTCGCGCGGTCATGCGCTACGCCGGTCCGCGTATGTTTTTTCGGCACCCTCTGCTGACTTTGCTCCACATGCTGGACCGCCGAAAAAGTCAGCGGTTTTGA
- a CDS encoding Gfo/Idh/MocA family oxidoreductase translates to MEKIEFDSSKPSRRSFLKGAAVGAAAFTIVPSTVFGQKRGKGKKAPSDRLNIAAVGVGGMGQNNVRACETENIVALCDVDEVYAGEVFKKYPQAKIYRDYRVMLEKQKDIDAVIVATPDHTHAVIAMAAMQLGKHVYVQKPLTHSVYEARKLTEAARYYKVVTQMGNQGHSGDGVRQICEWIWDGAIGDVYEVHAWTNRPVWPQGIEVDRPSEVYEVPPTLDWDLWVGPAPMRPYHPTYLAGKWRGWWDFGTGSLGDMGCHILDPVVAALKLKYPVSVEGNISTYFEKFFEPVTPKNEMYPRSSIIRFKYPARDGMPEVNVTWYDGGMMPPRPEELEQGRKMGDDDGGVIFVGTKGKLMCGCYAKGPRLIPETAMQAYKRPDPYLPRIPGGENGHEQDWIRACKGGEPACSNFDYAGPLTEMVLMGNLAVRFPYERLLWDGENMQVLNNDEANAYVKREYREGWTL, encoded by the coding sequence ATGGAAAAAATCGAATTCGACAGCAGCAAACCTTCCCGCCGCAGCTTTCTCAAAGGCGCCGCCGTCGGCGCCGCGGCATTCACCATCGTGCCCAGCACGGTATTCGGTCAGAAAAGGGGCAAAGGCAAAAAAGCGCCCAGCGACCGGCTGAACATTGCCGCCGTCGGCGTAGGCGGCATGGGTCAAAACAATGTGCGCGCCTGCGAGACCGAGAACATCGTCGCGCTGTGCGATGTGGACGAAGTTTATGCCGGCGAAGTCTTTAAAAAATACCCGCAGGCCAAGATCTATCGCGATTACCGCGTCATGCTGGAAAAGCAAAAAGACATCGACGCGGTGATCGTCGCCACACCGGATCATACACACGCCGTCATCGCCATGGCCGCCATGCAGCTCGGCAAGCACGTGTACGTGCAGAAACCGTTGACCCATTCGGTTTACGAAGCCCGCAAGCTGACCGAAGCCGCGCGTTATTACAAGGTGGTGACGCAGATGGGCAATCAGGGGCACTCCGGCGACGGCGTGCGCCAGATTTGCGAGTGGATCTGGGACGGCGCCATCGGCGATGTCTACGAAGTGCATGCCTGGACGAACCGTCCGGTTTGGCCGCAGGGCATCGAGGTCGATCGGCCCAGCGAGGTGTACGAGGTGCCGCCGACGTTGGACTGGGACCTGTGGGTCGGCCCGGCGCCGATGCGGCCTTACCATCCGACTTATTTAGCCGGCAAATGGCGCGGCTGGTGGGATTTCGGCACCGGCTCACTCGGCGACATGGGCTGCCACATTCTCGATCCGGTGGTGGCGGCGCTCAAGCTGAAGTATCCCGTCAGCGTCGAGGGAAACATCTCGACCTATTTCGAAAAATTCTTCGAGCCGGTCACGCCCAAGAACGAAATGTATCCGCGTTCCAGCATCATCCGCTTCAAGTACCCGGCGCGCGACGGCATGCCGGAAGTCAACGTCACCTGGTACGACGGCGGCATGATGCCGCCTCGGCCCGAAGAGTTGGAGCAGGGCCGCAAAATGGGCGACGACGACGGCGGCGTCATCTTTGTCGGCACCAAGGGCAAGCTGATGTGCGGCTGCTATGCCAAAGGCCCGCGTCTGATTCCCGAAACCGCCATGCAGGCCTATAAACGTCCCGATCCCTATCTGCCGCGTATTCCCGGCGGCGAGAACGGTCATGAGCAGGATTGGATCCGCGCCTGCAAAGGCGGCGAACCGGCCTGCTCCAACTTTGACTATGCCGGTCCGCTGACCGAAATGGTGCTGATGGGCAACCTGGCGGTGCGCTTCCCCTACGAGCGGCTGCTGTGGGACGGCGAGAACATGCAGGTCCTGAATAACGACGAGGCCAACGCCTACGTCAAGCGCGAATACCGCGAAGGGTGGACGCTGTAG
- a CDS encoding T9SS type A sorting domain-containing protein, giving the protein MLRNYPNPFNAQTTISVDLPRDDRIQLSVYDVFGRRVTTLIDGALPAGDYRFAFDAGTLASGTYFYRLLSGSGDIVRSMTLVK; this is encoded by the coding sequence ATGCTGCGAAATTATCCGAATCCGTTCAACGCCCAAACCACCATATCGGTCGATCTGCCCCGAGACGACCGCATACAGTTGAGCGTTTACGATGTCTTTGGGCGAAGAGTAACCACGCTCATTGACGGCGCCCTGCCGGCAGGAGACTATCGTTTTGCTTTTGATGCCGGAACTTTGGCAAGCGGCACCTATTTTTACCGCCTGCTCTCCGGCAGCGGCGACATTGTCCGCAGCATGACGCTGGTGAAATAA